Proteins from one Cicer arietinum cultivar CDC Frontier isolate Library 1 chromosome 3, Cicar.CDCFrontier_v2.0, whole genome shotgun sequence genomic window:
- the LOC101503823 gene encoding cysteine-tryptophan domain-containing zinc finger protein 7 isoform X2, whose translation MIYAGDRDAIKGLGLGLGLVGGMREMVESELEEGEACSYQNRDEDYDATVDPDVVLSYIDVKIQDVLGHFQKDFEGGVSAENLGAKFGGYGSFLPTYQRSPVWSHPRTPQKNHSQNTQRSPNNLHLESGQGDSVQCSTGTQLSRLGPGSATSSRLAAIKGLSLDDGANNEKCTAITNAEALNPKYEFPNMKTAAIISDQKTLKVRIKMGPDNLSTRKNAAIYSGLGLDVSPSSSLDDSPSESEGISRGPLDAPFESPTSILKIITTLPKLLLPLPDDLIQLTEKEMRIRDSIPDPIHMDDLESSGMLLNESNIVKGDRKLLGGKKGKSLEGYESSMEVKSGSKKNTRNDVGVPSRKEQGTDALTMEEQVSKTMKLPLLSNSYSLGDDSVKDVDGPCNSLKEANKGMVKDKTLLDQAQKECLDQTSSEVNVFSERAKGGSGRKVVGDKVLLDDISFDPVKDNLLGDNVYNTAIAESNVSKVRTAPNTESAELSKKASQKSSQGEQDRTTLPIVTEHPYPGGKKKSKGILDTVIIEREKENTKVGSYSIPKTKRSSDDTSASKNEIEDGKVQKGLGKAKDAYRDFFGELEEDEEKIDQLGTPYEDKLKESEAVEWSTPVTNLGAKGTSGSKKVDKSLAASTDVENGNGVPAMLPPVQTEDHWVQCDRCHKWRLLPVGTNPDSLPEKWLCSMLTWLPNMNRCSFSENETTEALFAIYQGRPPLDAQSNLQNVSGSVMVGGTGATFQHPGQQLNNDLHSGKKKVAKEISNSSNKDGISQSSYSIKKNLQSSVKSRSINDVNKSPVVSEADAPGEKHKNMPRTLEYNSDRGDVKNMKIKSCRDPDQDCLRPSKKGKTDKIHSADKERTPEQNGTSRKVSHSSNNTLPTTSAGKDRSRQKGRSSSSDSKLGKDRLPVSAEKRKDKGQGSLDEGSLDLGNYGSIGSVKKRKLKEYQDSQTRSTGNPRLHESRISEQEFSDSRKEKKARNSRSEGKESSASKGSGRTDKKVSHIKNQKFRQNPGSSLSHRSMDGMDISKRDLGSVQVSVAATSSSSKVSGSHRTKASFHEVKGSPVESVSSSPLRILTTDKFSNREIMGKYESHDTAAVDSPRRCSDREDDGASDRSETVRKDKSFTMAPRSDFQGKGVNYMPDTKPKAQTTSHYANGSVDTMAEDGTYPGAEQIKHQGEVRSDVYYANVPHARKTAIESGLEENKQGLKPEPPAGKVMSASSPSQLPDQSPLREGKRRDEKVKLQEKLDQNENINAGKKDFTGKNESRKKDNHLKWEHDVQEVSIDVVCKQESLHAPSKNQLADRDTERSSKRSLSERPDQEVLGKGKSQLETLSHCPRPVVGSHRGNGDMEVDPSKVDDAAKLQRKQFKKADHQNGTQQIGSRNPALNGHRSKEPEAPSPVRKDSYNHAANNAVKEAKDLKHLADRLKNSGSTLESTSIYFQAALKFLHGASLLESGNSDNAKHSEINQSKQMYSSTAKLCEFCAHEYEKSKDMASAALAYKCTEVAYMRVIYSSHNSASRDRHELQTALQMIPLGSEHCCCDKNFIWQNHGYVSIL comes from the exons atGATTTATGCTGGAGATAGGGATGCAATAAAGggattagggttagggttagggttggTTGGTGGTATGAGAGAGATGGTGGAGTCTGAACTTGAAGAAGGTGAAGCTTGTTCATATCAGAACCGTGACGAAGATTATGACGCCACCGTTGATCCTGATGTTGTTCTTTCTTACATT GATGTCAAAATTCAAGATGTCCTTGGACACTTTCAGAAGGATTTTGAAGGTGGGGTGTCGGCAGAGAATTTGG GGGCGAAATTTGGTGGTTATGGATCATTTTTGCCTACCTATCAGCGCTCTCCTGTTTGGTCGCATCCGAGGACTCCACAAAAAAATCATAGTCAAAATACACAACGATCTCCTAATAATTTGCATCTGGAG AGTGGACAAGGGGATTCTGTACAATGTTCGACTGGAACTCAATTATCGAGACTCGGCCCAGGTTCTGCTACCTCCTCGAGGCTGGCTGCAATTAAGGGACTCTCTTTAGATGATGGAGCCAATAATGAAAAGTGCACAGCAATCACTAATGCCGAGGCATTAAATCCAAAGTACGAGTTTCCGAACATGAAAACAGCTGCTATCATATCAGACCAGAAGACACTGAAGGTTCGAATCAAAATGGGTCCCGACAATTTGTCAACACGGAAAAATGCTGCAATATACAGTGGACTTGGTCTAGATGTGTCACCATCATCATCATTGGATGACAGCCCCTCAGAAAGCGAAGGAATTTCGCGTGGTCCTCTCGACGCTCCCTTTGAATCTCCTACCAGTATCCTTAAG ATTATTACAACCCTCCCTAAGCTGCTGTTGCCTCTTCCTGATGATCTCATTCAATTAACTGAGAAGGAAATGCGTATCAGAGATAGCATCCCTGATCCTATTCATATGGATGACCTAGAAAGTTCTGGCATGTTACTGAATGAATCTAATATTGTAAAAGGTGACAGAAAATTGTTAGGAGGGAAAAAGGGTAAGTCTCTAGAGGGTTATGAGTCCTCAATGGAAGTCAAGAGTGGCAGTAAGAAGAATACTCGTAATGATGTTGGAGTGCCGTCAAGGAAAGAACAAGGTACAGATGCATTGACTATGGAGGAACAAGTTTCGAAAACCATGAAACTTCCACTTTTGTCCAATTCATATTCTCTCGGTGATGACTCGGTAAAGGATGTAGATGGGCCGTGTAATTCATTGAAGGAAGCCAACAAGGGTATGGTGAAGGACAAAACCTTGCTGGACCAGGCACAAAAGGAATGTCTGGATCAGACATCTTCTGAAGTGAATGTTTTTTCTGAAAGGGCAAAAGGAGGTTCTGGGAGAAAAGTTGTGGGAGATAAAGTTTTGCTCGATGACATATCATTTGATCCGGTGAAAGACAATCTTCTGGGAGATAATGTTTACAACACAGCAATAGCTGAATCTAATGTTTCCAAAGTTAGGACTGCGCCAAACACTGAAAGCGCAGAGCTTTCTAAGAAGGCTAGTCAGAAAAGTAGTCAGGGCGAACAAGACCGTACAACACTGCCTATTGTGACAGAACATCCATATCCTGGGGggaagaaaaagtcaaaggGAATTCTTGACACCGTGATTATAGAGAGGGAAAAAGAAAACACGAAGGTTGGATCCTATTCGATTCCCAAAACAAAAAGGAGTTCTGATGATACTTCTGCAtctaaaaatgaaattgaagatGGCAAAGTACAAAAGGGTCTTGGAAAGGCTAAAGACGCTTATAGAGATTTCTTTGGAGAATTGGAAGAAGATGAGGAGAAAATTGATCAACTGGGAACCCCTTATGAAGATAAACTTAAGGAATCTGAGGCGGTTGAGTGGAGCACGCCGGTAACAAATCTTGGAGCAAAGGGGACATCGGGTAGTAAGAAAGTTGATAAGTCATTGGCAGCTAGTACTGATGTAGAGAACGGAAATGGGGTTCCTGCAATGTTGCCTCCTGTTCAGACGGAAGATCATTGGGTACAGTGTGATAGGTGTCATAAATGGCGTCTTCTTCCTGTTGGCACAAATCCTGATAGCCTACCTGAAAAGTGGCTGTGTAGCATGCTTACTTGGCT GCCTAACATGAACCGGTGTAGTTTTAGTGAGAATGAAACCACTGAAGCCCTTTTTGCTATATACCAAGGGCGACCTCCCCTCGATGCTCAAAGCAACTTGCAAAATGTCTCGGGAAGTGTTATGGTGGGAGGAACTGGAGCAACTTTCCAGCATCCTGGTCAACAGCTAAATAATGATCTGCATAGTGGGAAGAAAAAAGTTGCGAAAGAAATatcaaattcttcaaataaagaTGGCATTTCTCAATCCTCATATtctataaagaaaaatttgcAATCATCAGTGAAAAGTAGGAGCATAAATGATGTGAACAAATCTCCTGTTGTGAGTGAGGCTGATGCTCCAGGGGAGAAGCACAAAAATATGCCAAGGACGTTGGAGTACAATTCTGATAGAG GTGATGTGaagaatatgaaaattaaaagttGTAGGGATCCTGATCAAGATTGTTTGAGGCCATCCAAAAAAGGTAAGACTGACAAGATTCACTCCGCAGATAAAGAGCGGACTCCAGAACAGAATGGAACTTCTAGGAAGGTCAGTCACAGCTCAAACAACACTTTACCCACTACTTCAGCTGGAAAAGACCGATCTAGGCAGAAAGGCCGTTCCTCTTCAAGTGACTCCAAATTGGGAAAGGACAGGCTGCCAGTTTCTGCTGAGAAGAGAAAAGATAAGGGTCAGGGTTCCTTGGACGAGGGGTCCCTGGATTTGGGGAACTATGGTTCCATTGGCAGTGTGAAAAAGAGGAAATTGAAGGAGTATCAGGATTCTCAAACTCGTAGCACGGGCAATCCTCGCCTACACGAGAGTAGAATTTCTGAGCAGGAGTTCAGTGATTCCAGGAAGGAAAAgaaagcaagaaattcaagatcCGAAGGCAAAGAATCAAGTGCTAGTAAAGGAAGTGGCAGGACCGACAAAAAAGTTAGTCATATAAAGAACCAGAAATTCAGGCAAAATCCTGGAAGCAGTCTGTCACATCGGAGCATGGATGGCATGGACATTTCGAAAAGGGACTTGGGATCTGTACAGGTTTCTGTTGCGGCCACTTCAAGCTCATCTAAGGTCTCTGGCTCACATAGAACCAAAGCCAGCTTCCATGAAGTGAAAGGCTCGCCTGTCGAATCAGTTTCTTCCTCACCTTTAAGAATTTTAACTACAGATAAATTTTCAAACAGAGAAATTATGGGGAAATATGAGTCTCATGATACTGCTGCTGTGGATAGTCCAAGAAGATGCTCCGATAGGGAAGATGACGGTGCAAGTGATCGATCCGAAACGGTTAGGAAAGACAAATCTTTCACCATGGCCCCCAGGTCTGATTTCCAGGGAAAGGGTGTTAATTATATGCCAGATACTAAGCCTAAAGCTCAAACAACAAGCCATTATGCCAATGGTAGTGTGGACACTATGGCCGAGGATGGAACATATCCAGGTGCAGAGCAGATTAAGCATCAAGGTGAAGTCAGGAGCGATGTCTATTATGCTAATGTGCCTCATGCAAGGAAAACTGCCATCGAATCAGGTTTGGAGGAAAACAAGCAGGGCTTAAAGCCAGAGCCCCCTGCAGGAAAAGTCATGAGTGCTAGTTCTCCTAGTCAACTGCCAGATCAGTCTCCTCTGCGTGAAGGAAAACGTAGGGATGAAAAAGTTAAGTTGCAGGAGAAGCTTGATCAGAATGAGAATATAAATGCCGGCAAAAAGGACTTCACAGGAAAAAATGAAAGTAGGAAAAAAGATAATCACTTAAAGTGGGAGCATGATGTTCAAGAGGTTAGTATTGATGTCGTATGCAAACAGGAGTCATTACATGCTCCTAGTAAGAATCAGTTAGCAGACCGCGATACTGAAAGATCTTCAAAGAGGTCTCTTTCAGAAAGACCCGATCAAGAAGTGCTTGGAAAAGGAAAGTCTCAACTTGAGACTTTGAGTCATTGTCCACGACCTGTCGTTGGTTCCCATAGAGGGAATGGAGATATGGAAGTTGATCCGTCCAAAGTTGATGATGCGGCAAAGCTGCAAAGAAAGCAATTCAAAAAGGCTGATCATCAAAACGGAACTCAACAAATTGGTTCCAGAAATCCGGCACTTAATGGACACAGATCCAAGGAGCCCGAAGCCCCTAGTCCAGTTAGAAAGGATTCTTACAATCATGCTGCTAACAATGCTGTGAAAGAAGCTAAAGATCTTAAGCACCTAGCCGACCGTCTTAAG AATTCTGGATCCACTCTTGAGAGCACTAGTATATACTTCCAGGCAGCCCTTAAGTTTCTACATGGAGCCTCTCTGTTAGAATCTGGCAATAGTGATAACGCTAAACATAGTGAGATTAATCAATCAAAGCAGATGTACAGCAGCACAGCAAAATTGTGCGA GTTTTGTGCCCATGAGTATGAGAAATCAAAAGACATGGCTTCAGCTGCTCTGGCCTACAAATGCACGGAGGTGGCATATATGAGGGTAATATATTCTTCACATAATAGTGCAAGTAGAGACCGGCATGAGTTGCAGACAGCCCTGCAAATGATTCCTCTTG GTTCTGAACATTGCTGTTGTGACAAGAATTTCATATGGCAGAATCATGGATACGTttctattttgtaa
- the LOC101503823 gene encoding cysteine-tryptophan domain-containing zinc finger protein 3 isoform X1, whose translation MIYAGDRDAIKGLGLGLGLVGGMREMVESELEEGEACSYQNRDEDYDATVDPDVVLSYIDVKIQDVLGHFQKDFEGGVSAENLGAKFGGYGSFLPTYQRSPVWSHPRTPQKNHSQNTQRSPNNLHLESGQGDSVQCSTGTQLSRLGPGSATSSRLAAIKGLSLDDGANNEKCTAITNAEALNPKYEFPNMKTAAIISDQKTLKVRIKMGPDNLSTRKNAAIYSGLGLDVSPSSSLDDSPSESEGISRGPLDAPFESPTSILKIITTLPKLLLPLPDDLIQLTEKEMRIRDSIPDPIHMDDLESSGMLLNESNIVKGDRKLLGGKKGKSLEGYESSMEVKSGSKKNTRNDVGVPSRKEQGTDALTMEEQVSKTMKLPLLSNSYSLGDDSVKDVDGPCNSLKEANKGMVKDKTLLDQAQKECLDQTSSEVNVFSERAKGGSGRKVVGDKVLLDDISFDPVKDNLLGDNVYNTAIAESNVSKVRTAPNTESAELSKKASQKSSQGEQDRTTLPIVTEHPYPGGKKKSKGILDTVIIEREKENTKVGSYSIPKTKRSSDDTSASKNEIEDGKVQKGLGKAKDAYRDFFGELEEDEEKIDQLGTPYEDKLKESEAVEWSTPVTNLGAKGTSGSKKVDKSLAASTDVENGNGVPAMLPPVQTEDHWVQCDRCHKWRLLPVGTNPDSLPEKWLCSMLTWLPNMNRCSFSENETTEALFAIYQGRPPLDAQSNLQNVSGSVMVGGTGATFQHPGQQLNNDLHSGKKKVAKEISNSSNKDGISQSSYSIKKNLQSSVKSRSINDVNKSPVVSEADAPGEKHKNMPRTLEYNSDRGDVKNMKIKSCRDPDQDCLRPSKKGKTDKIHSADKERTPEQNGTSRKVSHSSNNTLPTTSAGKDRSRQKGRSSSSDSKLGKDRLPVSAEKRKDKGQGSLDEGSLDLGNYGSIGSVKKRKLKEYQDSQTRSTGNPRLHESRISEQEFSDSRKEKKARNSRSEGKESSASKGSGRTDKKVSHIKNQKFRQNPGSSLSHRSMDGMDISKRDLGSVQVSVAATSSSSKVSGSHRTKASFHEVKGSPVESVSSSPLRILTTDKFSNREIMGKYESHDTAAVDSPRRCSDREDDGASDRSETVRKDKSFTMAPRSDFQGKGVNYMPDTKPKAQTTSHYANGSVDTMAEDGTYPGAEQIKHQGEVRSDVYYANVPHARKTAIESGLEENKQGLKPEPPAGKVMSASSPSQLPDQSPLREGKRRDEKVKLQEKLDQNENINAGKKDFTGKNESRKKDNHLKWEHDVQEVSIDVVCKQESLHAPSKNQLADRDTERSSKRSLSERPDQEVLGKGKSQLETLSHCPRPVVGSHRGNGDMEVDPSKVDDAAKLQRKQFKKADHQNGTQQIGSRNPALNGHRSKEPEAPSPVRKDSYNHAANNAVKEAKDLKHLADRLKNSGSTLESTSIYFQAALKFLHGASLLESGNSDNAKHSEINQSKQMYSSTAKLCEFCAHEYEKSKDMASAALAYKCTEVAYMRVIYSSHNSASRDRHELQTALQMIPLGESPSSSASDVDNVNNSTAADKVALTKTVNSPQVAGNHVIAARSRPNFARILNFAQDVNFAMEASRKSRNAFAAANANLSVGKNAEGISSIKKALDFSFQDVEGLLRLVRLAVEAINR comes from the exons atGATTTATGCTGGAGATAGGGATGCAATAAAGggattagggttagggttagggttggTTGGTGGTATGAGAGAGATGGTGGAGTCTGAACTTGAAGAAGGTGAAGCTTGTTCATATCAGAACCGTGACGAAGATTATGACGCCACCGTTGATCCTGATGTTGTTCTTTCTTACATT GATGTCAAAATTCAAGATGTCCTTGGACACTTTCAGAAGGATTTTGAAGGTGGGGTGTCGGCAGAGAATTTGG GGGCGAAATTTGGTGGTTATGGATCATTTTTGCCTACCTATCAGCGCTCTCCTGTTTGGTCGCATCCGAGGACTCCACAAAAAAATCATAGTCAAAATACACAACGATCTCCTAATAATTTGCATCTGGAG AGTGGACAAGGGGATTCTGTACAATGTTCGACTGGAACTCAATTATCGAGACTCGGCCCAGGTTCTGCTACCTCCTCGAGGCTGGCTGCAATTAAGGGACTCTCTTTAGATGATGGAGCCAATAATGAAAAGTGCACAGCAATCACTAATGCCGAGGCATTAAATCCAAAGTACGAGTTTCCGAACATGAAAACAGCTGCTATCATATCAGACCAGAAGACACTGAAGGTTCGAATCAAAATGGGTCCCGACAATTTGTCAACACGGAAAAATGCTGCAATATACAGTGGACTTGGTCTAGATGTGTCACCATCATCATCATTGGATGACAGCCCCTCAGAAAGCGAAGGAATTTCGCGTGGTCCTCTCGACGCTCCCTTTGAATCTCCTACCAGTATCCTTAAG ATTATTACAACCCTCCCTAAGCTGCTGTTGCCTCTTCCTGATGATCTCATTCAATTAACTGAGAAGGAAATGCGTATCAGAGATAGCATCCCTGATCCTATTCATATGGATGACCTAGAAAGTTCTGGCATGTTACTGAATGAATCTAATATTGTAAAAGGTGACAGAAAATTGTTAGGAGGGAAAAAGGGTAAGTCTCTAGAGGGTTATGAGTCCTCAATGGAAGTCAAGAGTGGCAGTAAGAAGAATACTCGTAATGATGTTGGAGTGCCGTCAAGGAAAGAACAAGGTACAGATGCATTGACTATGGAGGAACAAGTTTCGAAAACCATGAAACTTCCACTTTTGTCCAATTCATATTCTCTCGGTGATGACTCGGTAAAGGATGTAGATGGGCCGTGTAATTCATTGAAGGAAGCCAACAAGGGTATGGTGAAGGACAAAACCTTGCTGGACCAGGCACAAAAGGAATGTCTGGATCAGACATCTTCTGAAGTGAATGTTTTTTCTGAAAGGGCAAAAGGAGGTTCTGGGAGAAAAGTTGTGGGAGATAAAGTTTTGCTCGATGACATATCATTTGATCCGGTGAAAGACAATCTTCTGGGAGATAATGTTTACAACACAGCAATAGCTGAATCTAATGTTTCCAAAGTTAGGACTGCGCCAAACACTGAAAGCGCAGAGCTTTCTAAGAAGGCTAGTCAGAAAAGTAGTCAGGGCGAACAAGACCGTACAACACTGCCTATTGTGACAGAACATCCATATCCTGGGGggaagaaaaagtcaaaggGAATTCTTGACACCGTGATTATAGAGAGGGAAAAAGAAAACACGAAGGTTGGATCCTATTCGATTCCCAAAACAAAAAGGAGTTCTGATGATACTTCTGCAtctaaaaatgaaattgaagatGGCAAAGTACAAAAGGGTCTTGGAAAGGCTAAAGACGCTTATAGAGATTTCTTTGGAGAATTGGAAGAAGATGAGGAGAAAATTGATCAACTGGGAACCCCTTATGAAGATAAACTTAAGGAATCTGAGGCGGTTGAGTGGAGCACGCCGGTAACAAATCTTGGAGCAAAGGGGACATCGGGTAGTAAGAAAGTTGATAAGTCATTGGCAGCTAGTACTGATGTAGAGAACGGAAATGGGGTTCCTGCAATGTTGCCTCCTGTTCAGACGGAAGATCATTGGGTACAGTGTGATAGGTGTCATAAATGGCGTCTTCTTCCTGTTGGCACAAATCCTGATAGCCTACCTGAAAAGTGGCTGTGTAGCATGCTTACTTGGCT GCCTAACATGAACCGGTGTAGTTTTAGTGAGAATGAAACCACTGAAGCCCTTTTTGCTATATACCAAGGGCGACCTCCCCTCGATGCTCAAAGCAACTTGCAAAATGTCTCGGGAAGTGTTATGGTGGGAGGAACTGGAGCAACTTTCCAGCATCCTGGTCAACAGCTAAATAATGATCTGCATAGTGGGAAGAAAAAAGTTGCGAAAGAAATatcaaattcttcaaataaagaTGGCATTTCTCAATCCTCATATtctataaagaaaaatttgcAATCATCAGTGAAAAGTAGGAGCATAAATGATGTGAACAAATCTCCTGTTGTGAGTGAGGCTGATGCTCCAGGGGAGAAGCACAAAAATATGCCAAGGACGTTGGAGTACAATTCTGATAGAG GTGATGTGaagaatatgaaaattaaaagttGTAGGGATCCTGATCAAGATTGTTTGAGGCCATCCAAAAAAGGTAAGACTGACAAGATTCACTCCGCAGATAAAGAGCGGACTCCAGAACAGAATGGAACTTCTAGGAAGGTCAGTCACAGCTCAAACAACACTTTACCCACTACTTCAGCTGGAAAAGACCGATCTAGGCAGAAAGGCCGTTCCTCTTCAAGTGACTCCAAATTGGGAAAGGACAGGCTGCCAGTTTCTGCTGAGAAGAGAAAAGATAAGGGTCAGGGTTCCTTGGACGAGGGGTCCCTGGATTTGGGGAACTATGGTTCCATTGGCAGTGTGAAAAAGAGGAAATTGAAGGAGTATCAGGATTCTCAAACTCGTAGCACGGGCAATCCTCGCCTACACGAGAGTAGAATTTCTGAGCAGGAGTTCAGTGATTCCAGGAAGGAAAAgaaagcaagaaattcaagatcCGAAGGCAAAGAATCAAGTGCTAGTAAAGGAAGTGGCAGGACCGACAAAAAAGTTAGTCATATAAAGAACCAGAAATTCAGGCAAAATCCTGGAAGCAGTCTGTCACATCGGAGCATGGATGGCATGGACATTTCGAAAAGGGACTTGGGATCTGTACAGGTTTCTGTTGCGGCCACTTCAAGCTCATCTAAGGTCTCTGGCTCACATAGAACCAAAGCCAGCTTCCATGAAGTGAAAGGCTCGCCTGTCGAATCAGTTTCTTCCTCACCTTTAAGAATTTTAACTACAGATAAATTTTCAAACAGAGAAATTATGGGGAAATATGAGTCTCATGATACTGCTGCTGTGGATAGTCCAAGAAGATGCTCCGATAGGGAAGATGACGGTGCAAGTGATCGATCCGAAACGGTTAGGAAAGACAAATCTTTCACCATGGCCCCCAGGTCTGATTTCCAGGGAAAGGGTGTTAATTATATGCCAGATACTAAGCCTAAAGCTCAAACAACAAGCCATTATGCCAATGGTAGTGTGGACACTATGGCCGAGGATGGAACATATCCAGGTGCAGAGCAGATTAAGCATCAAGGTGAAGTCAGGAGCGATGTCTATTATGCTAATGTGCCTCATGCAAGGAAAACTGCCATCGAATCAGGTTTGGAGGAAAACAAGCAGGGCTTAAAGCCAGAGCCCCCTGCAGGAAAAGTCATGAGTGCTAGTTCTCCTAGTCAACTGCCAGATCAGTCTCCTCTGCGTGAAGGAAAACGTAGGGATGAAAAAGTTAAGTTGCAGGAGAAGCTTGATCAGAATGAGAATATAAATGCCGGCAAAAAGGACTTCACAGGAAAAAATGAAAGTAGGAAAAAAGATAATCACTTAAAGTGGGAGCATGATGTTCAAGAGGTTAGTATTGATGTCGTATGCAAACAGGAGTCATTACATGCTCCTAGTAAGAATCAGTTAGCAGACCGCGATACTGAAAGATCTTCAAAGAGGTCTCTTTCAGAAAGACCCGATCAAGAAGTGCTTGGAAAAGGAAAGTCTCAACTTGAGACTTTGAGTCATTGTCCACGACCTGTCGTTGGTTCCCATAGAGGGAATGGAGATATGGAAGTTGATCCGTCCAAAGTTGATGATGCGGCAAAGCTGCAAAGAAAGCAATTCAAAAAGGCTGATCATCAAAACGGAACTCAACAAATTGGTTCCAGAAATCCGGCACTTAATGGACACAGATCCAAGGAGCCCGAAGCCCCTAGTCCAGTTAGAAAGGATTCTTACAATCATGCTGCTAACAATGCTGTGAAAGAAGCTAAAGATCTTAAGCACCTAGCCGACCGTCTTAAG AATTCTGGATCCACTCTTGAGAGCACTAGTATATACTTCCAGGCAGCCCTTAAGTTTCTACATGGAGCCTCTCTGTTAGAATCTGGCAATAGTGATAACGCTAAACATAGTGAGATTAATCAATCAAAGCAGATGTACAGCAGCACAGCAAAATTGTGCGA GTTTTGTGCCCATGAGTATGAGAAATCAAAAGACATGGCTTCAGCTGCTCTGGCCTACAAATGCACGGAGGTGGCATATATGAGGGTAATATATTCTTCACATAATAGTGCAAGTAGAGACCGGCATGAGTTGCAGACAGCCCTGCAAATGATTCCTCTTG GTGAGTCTCCGTCATCATCAGCCTCTGATGTTGACAATGTTAACAACTCTACAGCAGCTGACAAAGTTGCCCTAACCAAGACTGTCAATTCACCCCAAGTTGCTGGAAACCATGTTATTGCTGCACGAAGTCGCCCCAATTTTGCGAGGATACTCAATTTT GCTCAGGATGTGAATTTTGCCATGGAAGCCTCAAGGAAATCAAGGAATGCTTTCGCAGCTGCTAATGCAAACTTGAGTGTGGGCAAGAATGCAGAGGGTATTTCCTCTATCAAGAAGGCCCTTGATTTTAGCTTTCAAGATGTTGAGGGGTTACTACGTTTGGTACGGCTTGCTGTGGAGGCCATCAATCGTTAA